Proteins encoded by one window of Streptomyces sp. ALI-76-A:
- a CDS encoding SDR family NAD(P)-dependent oxidoreductase — MGNFLAGKVVAVTGAGRGIGRAVAVAAAAEGARVVVNDYGVGVDGAAPTSEVAESVVKEIEAAGGEAVAVADDISTMEGGRRVTDVALASYGRLDGVVCVAGILRERMLFNMSEQEWDAVVATHLKGTFTVFRAASAVMRAQRSGTLIGFTSGNHQGSVSQANYSAAKGGIISLVRSAALGLHKYGVTANAVAPVARTRMSANVPMELTEIGEPEDVAAMVVYLLSERAKEQGVTGQVYTVAGPKIAVWAQPAELRAAYAEGAWTPQRIAEVLPGSVGVDPMPMLERLAAMERAAKEGDRPNAR; from the coding sequence GTGGGGAACTTCTTGGCAGGCAAGGTGGTCGCCGTGACCGGTGCCGGGCGGGGGATCGGACGGGCCGTGGCCGTGGCCGCGGCGGCCGAGGGCGCGCGGGTCGTCGTCAACGACTACGGCGTCGGCGTGGACGGCGCCGCGCCGACGAGCGAGGTCGCCGAGTCCGTGGTCAAGGAGATCGAGGCGGCGGGCGGCGAGGCGGTCGCGGTGGCCGACGACATCTCCACCATGGAGGGCGGGCGGCGGGTGACCGACGTGGCCCTGGCCTCGTACGGACGGCTCGACGGGGTCGTGTGCGTGGCCGGGATCCTGCGCGAGCGGATGCTGTTCAACATGTCCGAGCAGGAGTGGGACGCCGTCGTGGCGACCCATCTCAAGGGCACGTTCACCGTGTTCCGGGCGGCGTCGGCGGTGATGCGCGCGCAGCGGTCCGGCACACTGATCGGCTTCACCAGCGGCAACCACCAGGGATCGGTGTCGCAGGCCAACTACAGCGCGGCGAAGGGCGGGATCATCTCGCTCGTCCGCAGCGCGGCGCTCGGGCTGCACAAGTACGGCGTGACCGCGAACGCGGTGGCGCCCGTGGCGCGTACCCGGATGTCGGCGAACGTCCCCATGGAGCTGACGGAGATCGGCGAGCCGGAGGACGTGGCCGCGATGGTGGTCTACCTGCTGTCGGAGCGGGCGAAGGAGCAGGGCGTCACCGGGCAGGTCTACACCGTCGCCGGGCCGAAGATCGCGGTGTGGGCCCAGCCGGCGGAGCTGCGCGCGGCGTACGCGGAGGGCGCCTGGACACCTCAGCGGATCGCGGAGGTCCTGCCGGGGTCGGTCGGCGTGGACCCCATGCCGATGCTGGAGCGGCTCGCCGCGATGGAGAGGGCGGCGAAGGAGGGGGACCGGCCGAACGCCCGGTGA
- a CDS encoding cyclase family protein, with protein sequence MSPSTLHPAFHDIAERVNNWGRWGADDEIGTLNLITDEVVREAAACVRSGRRVPLALPLRQDGVQTGLIPGRVNPLHTMVQINQEIFGPGTVACSDDAVTMGLQAATHWDALTHVSHSGRLYNGRPAGTVTAHGGAAFGGIDKARHIVSRGVLLDVARAHGRDRLDGSHAVTPEDLDAAEELAGTRVRAGDIVLVRTGQVRVYLAGDREAYGYPSPGLSIRTPEWFHARDVAAVANDTLTFEVFPPEIEDLWLPVHALDLVEMGMIQGQNWNLEELSTACGQEGRYAFLLSAMPEPFVGATGTPVAPVALL encoded by the coding sequence ATGTCACCGTCCACGCTCCATCCCGCGTTCCACGACATCGCCGAGCGCGTGAACAACTGGGGCCGCTGGGGGGCCGACGACGAGATCGGCACCCTCAACCTGATCACCGACGAGGTCGTCCGCGAGGCCGCCGCCTGCGTCCGCAGCGGGCGCCGCGTCCCGCTGGCACTGCCGCTGCGGCAGGACGGCGTGCAGACCGGACTGATCCCCGGGCGGGTCAACCCGCTGCACACCATGGTGCAGATCAACCAGGAGATCTTCGGTCCGGGGACGGTCGCGTGCAGCGACGACGCCGTGACCATGGGGCTCCAGGCGGCCACCCACTGGGACGCGCTCACCCACGTCTCGCACTCGGGCCGGCTCTACAACGGCCGCCCGGCCGGCACCGTCACCGCGCACGGCGGCGCCGCGTTCGGCGGGATCGACAAGGCGCGGCACATCGTCTCGCGGGGCGTCCTGCTCGACGTGGCCCGGGCGCACGGCAGGGACCGGCTGGACGGCTCGCACGCGGTCACGCCGGAGGACCTCGACGCCGCCGAGGAACTCGCGGGCACGCGGGTGCGCGCCGGCGACATCGTGCTCGTACGGACCGGGCAGGTGCGGGTGTACCTGGCGGGCGACCGGGAGGCGTACGGCTATCCGTCGCCGGGGTTGTCGATCCGCACTCCGGAGTGGTTCCACGCGCGCGATGTGGCCGCCGTCGCGAACGACACCCTCACCTTTGAGGTGTTTCCTCCCGAGATCGAGGATCTGTGGCTGCCCGTCCACGCGCTCGATCTGGTGGAAATGGGGATGATCCAGGGCCAGAACTGGAATCTCGAAGAGTTGTCCACAGCCTGTGGACAAGAAGGGCGGTACGCGTTCCTGCTGTCGGCGATGCCGGAGCCGTTCGTCGGCGCTACGGGAACCCCGGTGGCGCCGGTCGCCCTCCTGTGA